A DNA window from Choristoneura fumiferana chromosome 24, NRCan_CFum_1, whole genome shotgun sequence contains the following coding sequences:
- the LOC141441760 gene encoding uncharacterized protein: MEGIKPPSGLVLSGDGGNWPKFKQQFKVYLEAAGLSNAKDARKIAIFLNVAGEEAVDVYNSHMKEDEVLTLENLISNFDAYVEPRKNIITNSFKFFNLKQEEGEQVDKFITRLKVQAKQCDFGDQEDRLVRDMIVIGVRDKGVQERLLREANIELNQVISQCRAAEAGKSRALEMSTQIKQEIDVIKKVDKVQGRGLKMIDCTYCGKTHPARNCPAYGRMCALCNNYNHFAVVCRSKSVKRPDRSAPKKKDCGKKIHVVQKQESDSDSSEEFVVDSVSRSSVY; this comes from the exons ATGGAGGGAATTAAACCGCCAAGTGGTTTGGTCTTGTCAGGCGATGGTGGCAACTGGCCCAAGTTCAAACAACAATTCAAGGTGTATTTGGAAGCAGCAGGACTATCAAACGCTAAAGATGCAAGAAAAATAGCTATTTTTTTGAATGTAGCTGGAGAAGAAGCAGTCGATGTCTATAATAGTCACATGAAAGAAGACGAGGTTTTGACCTTGGAAAATCTCATATCAAACTTTGACGCCTATGTGGAGCccagaaaaaatattatcaccaacagctttaagttttttaatttaaaacaggaAGAGGGTGAACAAGTTGACAAATTCATCACCAGATTGAAAGTTCAAGCAAAACAGTGTGACTTTGGGGACCAGGAGGACAGACTTGTAAGAGACATGATAGTAATAGGAGTAAGGGATAAGGGAGTGCAGGAAAGATTATTGCGGGAGGCGAATATAGAGTTGAACCAGGTCATCAGCCAGTGCCGAGCTGCAGAGGCAGGAAAGTCAAGGGCCTTAGAAATGTCAACTCAAATAAAACAGGAAATAGATGTAATCAAGAAAGTAGACAAGGTGCAAGGAAGAGGATTGAAGATGATAGACTGCACATATTGTGGAAAAACGCACCCAGCTAGAAATTGTCCTGCTTATGGGAGAATGTGTGCGTTATGTAACAATTACAACCATTTTGCGGTTGTGTGTCGTAGTAAGTCTGTGAAGAGACCAGACCGTAGCGCTCCAAAGAAAAAAGACTGCGGAAAGAAGATCCATGTAGTACAAAAGCAAGAGAGTGATAGTGATAGCTCAGAAGAATTTGTAGTGGATTCA GTAAGCAGGTCTTCAGTGTACTAG